A genomic stretch from Sporocytophaga myxococcoides includes:
- a CDS encoding sulfatase — MKNKIIFSVLSVFIFGAAIASPVDKPKSNKKYNVLFIAIDDLNNDLGCYGNAFVKSPNIDRLAARGVRFDKAYNQFPLCSPSRTSLLTGTRPDVNGVYELQTHFRKNLPDVVTLPQLFKNNDYYSARVGKIFHYGVPGQIGTNGLDDSISWNVRINPIGRDKAEEALIKNLTPERHLGSALAYRATGGTDEEQTDGLIVNEAIKILEEKKDEPLFLAVGFFRPHSPYVAPQKYFDLYDENKVPLAKEKENDLADVPEAALFTTPPHWGLDEQKRREAQRAYYATVSFMDAQVGRLLDALDRLKLSENTIIVLWSDHGYNLGQHGQWMKQSLFENSARVPLIISVPGQGGKASSRTVELLDIYPTLAELCGLPAPRHLQGKSLTPLLKNPSATWDKPAFTQVKRKDIMGRSIRTERWRYTEWDEGRAGVELYDHQNDKDEFTNLANDSKYAETVKDLSAKLRKNYAVNKSEAVIKE; from the coding sequence ATGAAAAATAAAATTATCTTTTCAGTTTTATCTGTTTTCATATTTGGAGCTGCTATTGCTTCTCCAGTAGACAAACCTAAATCAAATAAAAAGTATAATGTACTTTTCATAGCTATTGATGATCTTAATAATGATTTAGGTTGCTATGGAAATGCTTTCGTAAAATCTCCTAACATTGACAGATTGGCTGCCAGGGGAGTAAGATTTGATAAAGCCTATAACCAGTTTCCTTTGTGCAGTCCAAGCAGAACTTCTTTGCTTACTGGTACAAGACCTGATGTTAATGGTGTCTATGAATTACAAACACATTTCAGAAAAAATCTTCCTGATGTAGTAACGCTGCCTCAGTTATTCAAGAACAATGATTACTACAGTGCTCGTGTTGGAAAAATTTTCCATTATGGAGTACCAGGTCAGATTGGTACAAATGGTCTTGATGATTCTATCTCCTGGAATGTGAGAATTAATCCTATAGGCAGAGATAAAGCAGAAGAAGCTCTGATAAAAAATCTTACACCTGAAAGACATCTGGGAAGTGCTCTGGCCTATAGAGCAACAGGAGGGACTGATGAAGAGCAGACGGATGGTTTAATTGTTAATGAGGCTATTAAAATTTTAGAAGAAAAGAAAGATGAACCATTATTTCTTGCTGTAGGATTTTTCAGACCTCATTCTCCTTATGTCGCACCTCAAAAGTACTTTGATTTATATGATGAAAACAAAGTGCCTTTAGCAAAAGAAAAAGAAAATGATTTAGCGGATGTTCCTGAAGCTGCTTTATTTACAACTCCTCCTCATTGGGGACTTGATGAGCAGAAAAGGAGGGAAGCACAGAGAGCCTATTATGCTACCGTATCTTTTATGGATGCTCAGGTGGGCAGACTTTTGGATGCTCTGGATCGTTTAAAACTTTCTGAAAATACTATCATTGTTTTATGGAGTGATCATGGCTATAACCTTGGCCAGCATGGGCAGTGGATGAAGCAAAGCTTATTCGAAAATTCTGCAAGAGTACCATTGATCATATCTGTTCCAGGGCAGGGTGGTAAAGCGTCATCCAGAACGGTTGAACTACTTGACATCTATCCGACACTTGCTGAGTTATGCGGACTACCTGCACCTAGACATTTGCAAGGTAAGAGTCTTACACCTCTTTTGAAAAATCCTTCTGCTACCTGGGATAAACCAGCTTTTACTCAGGTAAAAAGAAAAGATATTATGGGAAGAAGTATCCGCACGGAAAGATGGAGATATACAGAGTGGGATGAAGGTAGAGCAGGAGTTGAGTTGTATGATCATCAGAATGATAAAGATGAATTTACCAATCTTGCCAATGATTCTAAATATGCTGAAACAGTAAAAGACCTTTCAGCGAAATTGAGGAAGAATTATGCAGTGAATAAATCTGAAGCAGTTATAAAAGAATAA